In Pseudomonadota bacterium, the sequence CCCCTCCACGATTGCATCTTCATAGACGTCGGGAATTCAGTTCAGACGTGGTTCCTTTCCCTGGCTGCCGGCCTCATGCTCGGCTTCTTCATCGCGAGCACCACGGTCAGCGTCTCGGAGTCGGGCTCGTCTAGGCTGCACTGGATAGGATTCTTCTGCGGCGTGCTCATCGGCATCGCCCTCTTCCTGATCAGGTGCCTCGGCATCGACAGCATGCTCTCGCTGCTCATGGCAGTCGGCCTCGCGCTCCTCGAGATCGCCTTTGTCGTGCTTCTCGAATGGACCGGCAGGGGTCTGCGCCGACAGTTCGCAGAGTACAGGGAGAAGCGGGATGAGCATCGCCGCCTGCTCCAGTACCTCGGCGCGGCCGAGGAAGAACTCACCGGTCTTGTCGCGGAACGCATGCGCCTGACCAAGGAGATCGGCCAGTTTGTGGAGGAGGTGGGGCAACGCGAGGCTGCCCATCTCCAGATTGAGAGCCTGGTTCGCGGCGCCCGCCAGGCGGTGCGCGACGGCTACTATGCCGGCATCGCAGAGAACGAAGGCCGCGCTCGCGGCTGCAAGCCCAGGAAAGGAGCGGGAAGATGAAGCCGGTTCAACTCGCGATCGTGTCCGTGTTCGTCATCGGGATGGCGCTCGCCGGTTGGTACTTGTTCTCGCAGCCGGCCGAGGAGGTCAGGGTCACGCACGTGGCCGTGGTGTTCGATCGTTCCAACTCGCTGCGCGAAGACCTCGAGGGTAATTCCGCGAGCGGCGTTCTCACGCGCGCCTTCTCGGTGCCCGGGCTGGGGAAGGAATCCTCGGTCATTGTTACGGGCACGGGCGACGGTGTTTCCAACGGCGAGCCGGTCTCGATCGCCACGGTATCGGTGCCGCTGTCGTCGCGCATCATCGAAGGCAAGGACGCCGTCGTACACCAGCGCAAGCAGCTCCTCGACGACACTGTCGCGCGCTATTTGAAGGAGGCGACCGAGACTCGGATGTCGCCTATCTTCCTCGCCGTGAAGCGGGCACTGGCCCAACTCAAGGCTACCGGATGCGTTGCCGGTTCCGGCTGCACGCTGTTCATCCGCAGCGACGGTGAGGAGACCGAGGAGACCTACCTGAAGGAGTCGATCAAGAGACGCAAGCTCTTGAAGAAAGGCACGCCCGCGCCGCTAGACAACTCGGGTATCGCGATCATTTGGTGTGGAACAGCCGAATCCAGGGGGCCGGTTCCCGGACGAGGAAAACGCCGAGCGTCGCGCAGCAGCGCCTCGGCCGACTTCATGAAAGAGCTCTGGTCCACGCTGTTCACGTCGCCCGAGCTCATCGTGTTCGAGCCGCTCTGCTTGGCCTGCGACTCGCAGGGCGACCGAATCTACTTCGGAGAAGAGGCATGATCGTCGGCATCATTATCCTCATCGCGGGCTTTGCGCTGGTTCTGGGAAAAGTGCCGTTCGCGAAGACCGCCGGACGTGTGGCTTGTGGGGTGGCGCTCATCGTCGTGGCTTTGCCGTGCCTGGTCGGCGCGCTTTCCAACTCGTCCGCGGGATCGGTCGGCGCAAGCGCCTCCGGCTCGCTCACCTCGGCGCTCATCGCTCTGCTCATCATGGTCGCGCTCGTGATCATCGGACGCTGGTCGTTCAAGCGTTGGCTCGCCTCCAAACCCGAGCAGCCGGTACCGACATCTTCGCGTCGTCGCGTGGATCTGCCCGAGTTGCCCGCGAGCTGGTCATCCGACCGTGAGGAGGACGACCTGTGAGCCGCTGGCCGCTCATGCTCGGAACAGCGCTGCGCAGAACGCGCCGCGATCCATCCCCTCCGGCAATAGCGGATCGTGTATCGGCTGTCGCGGCGCACGAGTCCACCGACGACTTCGTGGTCGGCGAGATCCAGGGTGCGCAAAACAACGCACTTCGCCTCGACCTGCCGGCGATCGTTGGCAAGCATCTGCATTGCGTCGGCGCGACCGGCGCGGGGAAAAGCGCCTGGGCGATATCGTTCATCGCCTGGCTCCTGCGGCACGTTTCCGTCCTCGTGGTTGATGCTAAGGGGGATTTGTGTGCGCTCGCGGCCGACATGCTCACCCACAACCTGCTCTCGTCTCCGGACCGGGAGGAGGCGCTCTCTCGTATCCGGGTGGTGGATCCGTTCTCGTCGAGCCACCTTGTCTCCTGGAATCTGTGCGCGCGAGATGAGACCGTACCCATAGAACTGCAGGCCCATGAATTGGGGTCTCTAATGCTCCAGTCGGTCCAGGCCGACACCGGCATCCGACAAGGCCGCCTGCTCCACAGTCTGCTCGCGCTCGTCATTGACACGGGTGGGACGCTCCTCGACGCGCACCACGCGCTCGTGGATCCGCCGACTCTCTCGGCACTCGTGGGGCGAACCGCGGACGAGCGGTTGCGCCACTACTTCCGCGTCGAGTACCCCAAAGAGCCGAAGGTGACCGTCTCGGGCGTGATCGCCCGGCTGGACGCTCTGCTGCGTTTGCCGAGCTGGCGGCTCAGTTTCGGTAGTGAAGCCGGGCTGGATTTCCAGAACCTGTTCGCCCCGGGCATCACCCTGGTCAACATCGGCGGGGCGCCGCTCGGTTGCCGCGACCTTCAGTCGTTTGCCGGGCGTCTGCTCTTCCTCCGGATCGCCCGCGCTATCATGAACCGCCCGGTCATGGATCCGGACCTCCTACCGGTCGTAATCGTCATCGACGAAGTACAAGAATTTCTGAGCAGCGAGGTGGCAAGCGAAATGGAACGGCTTCTCGCGCTCGCGAGGTCCAGAAAAACTTCTCTATGCTTATTCCACCAACAGGCGGCCCAGCTGGAGAAGCTCAGCGCGGTGTTGACGAAGATCATCAACACGAATTCCAGCTTCAAGCTTCAGTTCCGATCATCGCTGGAGGACGCGCGCGCGTTCGGCCACGTGCTCCCTGTGACGGGCCGCGTGCTTAGGCCCGATTACCGGCCGGACCAGACCTCGACCGCGCGCAACCCCTACCTCACGCCCAGCGAGGAGCGGCAGATGCTGCTCGAGCGCATTCCGCGATTGCCGTCGCGGCAGTTCTACTTCTGGAACGCCGAGGGGAAACACGCGCGCCTACTTCGCTCGGCCGATGTCCCGCTCGATTTGTGGCGGCGTTCGGCAGACAGCTATCCGGAGTTGCGCGAGCGCGTGCTCGCCGGAGCTCTGCCGCCGGCGCGTCCGCGTCCGAGCGTGGCGCTTGCCGAATTCTCGTCCGAGAAAAACCCGGTGACCGATCGCGAAGAAGCGCGGTTCGTTCGGGCAGAGGAGGAGCGCGGCGTATCTCCCGCCTCGCTGCCCGACAACCTCGAGGAACTCGGATGAACACGAAGAAGAAATCCAAGCCACTTTTCAGGCTGGCTCTGTATATCCTCACCGCACCGTTCTGGGCTGTCATCGGGATCATCTGGCTTCTCGTCCGTCTGGTGCGCTTCTTCGACGGCGTCGGTACCGCGATCGCTGTGATGCGGCCCGAGGTCCTCTGCCCTGTCGGACATGCCAATCCCACCGAGGGCGTCTTCGAGTGCGGCCACTGCGGCGGCAGATATCGGGGCAGCGTGTGGCTCTGCCCTCTGTGCAAGAGCCCGGCCAAACATTTCCCATGCAACCAATGCGGCCTGTCGATCCGGCCGCCGGTTTTGTGATCACCATGAACGCCGAGAACCGATCATCGCGGAGCGAACGGGGCGAGCAGACGGTGGTGCTCACGGCCAGGGACCGCAAAATCGTTTACACGGTTGCCAGGTTCACTCTCGCTTCGACGCGCCATCTCACGGCGCTCTTCTTCACGAAGAAGAACACGGCCAACAAGCGCCTTCGCGCCCTTTTCAACGCCGGCCTGCTGCGGGCGCACCTTGTCCTGGGTTCCACCAGCCCGACCATCTACACGCTCTCGCCCTTGGGCTTGAAGCTCCTC encodes:
- a CDS encoding DUF853 family protein, whose translation is MSRWPLMLGTALRRTRRDPSPPAIADRVSAVAAHESTDDFVVGEIQGAQNNALRLDLPAIVGKHLHCVGATGAGKSAWAISFIAWLLRHVSVLVVDAKGDLCALAADMLTHNLLSSPDREEALSRIRVVDPFSSSHLVSWNLCARDETVPIELQAHELGSLMLQSVQADTGIRQGRLLHSLLALVIDTGGTLLDAHHALVDPPTLSALVGRTADERLRHYFRVEYPKEPKVTVSGVIARLDALLRLPSWRLSFGSEAGLDFQNLFAPGITLVNIGGAPLGCRDLQSFAGRLLFLRIARAIMNRPVMDPDLLPVVIVIDEVQEFLSSEVASEMERLLALARSRKTSLCLFHQQAAQLEKLSAVLTKIINTNSSFKLQFRSSLEDARAFGHVLPVTGRVLRPDYRPDQTSTARNPYLTPSEERQMLLERIPRLPSRQFYFWNAEGKHARLLRSADVPLDLWRRSADSYPELRERVLAGALPPARPRPSVALAEFSSEKNPVTDREEARFVRAEEERGVSPASLPDNLEELG